TGCAGTCGAAGTGGCACTCAAGATGTCATTTCAATACTGGCAGCATAAAGGCAAGCCAGAAAAAACAAAGTTTGTGTACCTTGAGAACGGATACCATGGAGACACGCTCGGTGCAGTTTCGGTTGGCGGCATAGATTTATTCCATTCAACTTTTAAGCCGCTGCTGTTCGAGACATATAAGGCTCCATCTTATTATTGTTACAGATGTCCTCTTGGCAAGACTTATCCAACTTGTGAAATAGCTTGCGCGATGGAAATGGAAAAAATTTTGGAAAAGCATCATGATGAAATATGTGGCGTAATTCTCGAGCCTTACGTACAGGCCGCTGGTGGAATGATTGTTGCACCGGAAGGTTATTTGAAAATGGTAAGAGATTACTGTGATAAATATGAAGTGCTTATGATCCTAGATGAAGTTGCAACAGGATTTGGAAGAACAGGAAAAATGTTTGCCTGTGAGCATGAGAACGTAGCGCCAGATATTATGGTTCTGGGGAAGGGATTGACCGGAGGCTATCTTCCCCTCTCGGCAACCATCACAAATCAAAAGGTATATGATGCATTTTTGGGTGACTATGAGGAATTTAAGACATTCTTTCACGGACACAGCTATGCTGGTAATCCCATATCCTGCGCTGCCTCTCTTGGGAATTTAGAAGTTTTTAAGAAACGTAAAACCCTTGAACATCTACAAGAAAAAATTGAGTACTTTGAGCAAGAGTTAAGAGAGGTTGAAGGATTAAAGCATGTGGGAAACGTCAGGAACAAGGGTTTTATGGCCGGTATTGAGCTTGTTGCGGATAAAGAGACGAAAATGCCATTTCAACTTTCAAAAAAGATTGGTTCGAAGGTTGCCGAGATTGCCAGTCAAAACGAGGTTCTCATACGTCCACTCGGGAACGTAGTAGTCTTAATGCCTCCTTTAGGGATAGAAATCGAAGACCTCAAAAAATTAATGAAGGTTACCTACCAGGCAATCAAAGAAGCAACCAAATCTTAGTTATCCCAAATTTTATGTTTACAAGCAAGCCCACCAGTCTTCCCCGTGGTGTTTTGAAAGGTCACTATAACCCCTCCTCAGTCCTCCCCCTTCAAATTTAAGGGGGAGGACAAAGGTGGGGGTCTACACTCGTTGTTTCATAAAAATCATTTATTATTTATATGCTCGTGCTCATAAAGACGCCGATAATTAATTTTTTGTACATACAAAACAAATATGAATGACCCGCTTTCGTGGATTGAAGAGGAGTTAAAAAACACAAGAGACAAAGATTTGTTTCGAGTACTTACCGAGCTGGAGACTGGACAATCCCCTGAGATCGAAATAGATGGAAAGGTCTATATCCTCTTATCATCTAACAGTTATCTTGGTCTCAGCGTTGATCCTAAAGTAAAAAAATCAGCTATGGAAGCTTTAGAGAAATATGGCACCGGTTCAGGCGGATCACGTCTTGTAAGTGGAAGCACAGACTTACATAGGCAGCTTGAAGAAAGAATAGCCATATTCAAAAAAACTCAATCTGCAATTCTGTTTAGCACAGGATATCTTGCGAATGTTGGAACAATCTCTTCTCTGGTTGGAACGGGGGATCTTGTATACAGTGATGAACTAAACCATGCTTCGATAATTGACGGGTGCAGGCTTTCTAAAGCGGAAATAAGGGTTTATAAACACTGTGACGTTGGGCATCTAAAATCAATTCTTAAAGCAGATGAAAACATGGGTAATAAAAAACTGATAGTTACCGACACCGTTTTCAGTATGGACGGGGATCTTGCCCCATTGCCTGAAATAGTGGAAATTGCAGAGAAGTATGGATGCATGCTCATGATTGATGAAGCACACGCGACAGGGGTGTTGGGGAAGAGGGGGAGTGGTGCTACGGAGCATTTTGGAATAGAAGACCGGGTTCCGGTAGTCATGGGTACGCTGTCTAAGGCCGTTGGATCACTTGGTGGATACATTGCGGGAAGTACCAAATTAATAGATTTTATAAGAAATAGGGTGAGGAGTTATATTTTCGATACATCTCTACCTGCGAGCTGTCTTGCAGCGTCATTAACGGCTATAGATATAATTGAGAATGAGCCGGAGAGGAGAGAATACCTCTGGAAGCTTATAAAGAAATTCAAGCTGGGACTTGAGCATATTGGTCTAGAAGTACTTCCATCTTATTCGGCTGTAATCCCAGTTTTGATCGGTGAAGCACAACCAGCATTGAATTTTTCAGTGAAGTTAAGAGAAAATGGGGTTTATACTCCCGCTGTCCGACCTCCGTCGGTGCCACCAGGAAAATGCCGCATAAGAGCTACATTAATGGCGAAGCATACAGATGGGCAAATTGAAAAGGCCTTAAGCGCCTTTAAAATAGCTCATGATTCTATGACGCATGATTCATGATGCGAGATGCAGGATCCACGATGCAAGATGCATGATGCAGAATGCAGGATCCACGATGCAAGATTCACGGTGTATGAAGTTCGTGCTTATCGTGTATCCTGCATCGTGTATCTTGCTTAGAATATTCCGTTCACACTGAGCACAGTCGAAGTGCCTGTACCGAGCCGGGTCGAAGTGTGGAATTGTTAAAACCATACTTTATGGGATGGGAGACCTTGCATTTCCGCCGTACGGCCGGGTCCTAGTGATTATGGTAAGGTGCTCCCAGGCACAAATGGCTTATGTTGACATTTTAACTACCTTATTTTAAAGTGTTTGAAAAAATAGAGAAAGAGAGGTGACCGCAAATGGACTGGGGTATGGCAAATCGAATGGCCAGAATCATCAACCCTAATACGGGCCGTACAGTTATGCTAGCTTTAGATCACGGTTATTTCTTAGGACCAACCCATCGGATAGAGGAGCCCAGAAAGACTATTGAGCCGTTACTGCCCTATGCGGATACGATTATGTTAACAAGGGGTGTATTAAGAACCTCGGTTGATCCTAAGTCAGCGACAAACGTCGTTTTAAGGGTATCAGGGGGGGTTAGCGTTATTGGTCCAGCTCTTTCGGATGAGGGGCTTACAACTTCAATTAAAGATGCGATACGGCTTAATGTTGCTGGAATCGGGATTTCGGTATTTATTGGGACTGAACATGAACGGCAAACGCTGCTGAATCTCGCGGAGCTAGTAAACATCGGCGAAGAGTATGGAATTCCGGTTCTGGGAATTACTGCCGTGGGCAAAGAACTCGAGAAAAGAGATGCGCGATTTCTATCACTTTGCTGTAGGATTTGTGCTGAGCTTGGTACACATATAGTCAAAACCTATTACTGCGAGGATTTTGAAAAAGTTACTACTGGCTGTCCTGCACCGATTGTAATCGCTGGTGGACCAAAATTAGAAACTGAAATGGACGTGCTCGATATGACTTACAGTGCCCTACAGCATGGAGCCGTGGGTGTCGATATGGGTAGAAACATATGGCAAAACGATCATCCAGTGGCTATGATCAGGGCTATACGTTCAATTGTTCATGAGGGTTTAAAACCAAAACAGGCCCACGAATTTTTTAAGGAAATCAAAGAAGAACAGAATAAAAAAGTCGCGAGTGGTTAATAAGTCTGATAATCATAATCGATTAATAGTCAAGCTTTTTGCTATTATATAAAAGTTTCTAATTTAATCCGAGCTGATCACGAGCAAGACTCGTGACCTAACCGATGTTGGTCCACTGAATTGGGTAGTCCACCAGTCTTGCTGGTGGATATTGAATAACGATTCATACAAATAAAATGAGGGTTGCCGTTTATTATAACAATCAGGATATACGTATTGAGGAGGTATCAGTCCCAGAAATCGGCCCCGGTGAGATACTAGTACGTATACATGCGAGCGGCGTTTGCGGGAGCGATGTAATGGAATGGTATAGACTTCCAAAGGCGCCTATAGTTCTTGGTCATGAGGTTTCTGGTGATGTTGTAAAGGTAGGTGATGGAGTGAAGCATTTCAAAGAGGGCGATAGGATAATGGCAACCCATCATGTTCCCTGTAACACTTGCTATTTTTGCCTGAGGGGTAAGCACTCTGCATGCAGTACTCTGAGAATGACCAGTTTCGACCCCGGTGGGTTTTCTGAATTTATAAGGGTTCCGGCGATAAATGTCGATAGGGGTGTATTTTTACTTCCTGAGAATGTTTCATTTGATGAAGGTACGTTTATTGAACCTCTTGGTTGCGTTATACGCGGTCAGCGTTTGGCGAGATTTCAGTCAGGAAGCAGCGTTTTGATTATAGGATGCGGCATAGCCGGCCTTCTGCATCTTCAGCTT
The Thermodesulfobacteriota bacterium DNA segment above includes these coding regions:
- a CDS encoding zinc-dependent dehydrogenase — encoded protein: MRVAVYYNNQDIRIEEVSVPEIGPGEILVRIHASGVCGSDVMEWYRLPKAPIVLGHEVSGDVVKVGDGVKHFKEGDRIMATHHVPCNTCYFCLRGKHSACSTLRMTSFDPGGFSEFIRVPAINVDRGVFLLPENVSFDEGTFIEPLGCVIRGQRLARFQSGSSVLIIGCGIAGLLHLQLAKAQGTGRIIATDINDYKLDAAKGFGADAIINANEEISSKLRDVNDGRLADLVIVCTGAQTAIEQSLGLVEQGGTILFFAPSDPGTTIEIPFNELWWGGITTTSSYAAAPYDLAFAIDFIRSGRINVKDMVTHRLPLAETGIGFQLVAESKESIKVIIEPQK
- the bioA gene encoding adenosylmethionine--8-amino-7-oxononanoate transaminase codes for the protein MSDRTKKLGEYDKQFVWHPFTQMKEYEETDPIVIEGGEGVYLYDTEGRKYIDGVSSLWVNIHGHKVPEIDSAIKEQVDKLSHSTLLGVTNPPAVELAKELIDICPPGLKKVFYSGDGASAVEVALKMSFQYWQHKGKPEKTKFVYLENGYHGDTLGAVSVGGIDLFHSTFKPLLFETYKAPSYYCYRCPLGKTYPTCEIACAMEMEKILEKHHDEICGVILEPYVQAAGGMIVAPEGYLKMVRDYCDKYEVLMILDEVATGFGRTGKMFACEHENVAPDIMVLGKGLTGGYLPLSATITNQKVYDAFLGDYEEFKTFFHGHSYAGNPISCAASLGNLEVFKKRKTLEHLQEKIEYFEQELREVEGLKHVGNVRNKGFMAGIELVADKETKMPFQLSKKIGSKVAEIASQNEVLIRPLGNVVVLMPPLGIEIEDLKKLMKVTYQAIKEATKS
- the bioF gene encoding 8-amino-7-oxononanoate synthase, whose translation is MNDPLSWIEEELKNTRDKDLFRVLTELETGQSPEIEIDGKVYILLSSNSYLGLSVDPKVKKSAMEALEKYGTGSGGSRLVSGSTDLHRQLEERIAIFKKTQSAILFSTGYLANVGTISSLVGTGDLVYSDELNHASIIDGCRLSKAEIRVYKHCDVGHLKSILKADENMGNKKLIVTDTVFSMDGDLAPLPEIVEIAEKYGCMLMIDEAHATGVLGKRGSGATEHFGIEDRVPVVMGTLSKAVGSLGGYIAGSTKLIDFIRNRVRSYIFDTSLPASCLAASLTAIDIIENEPERREYLWKLIKKFKLGLEHIGLEVLPSYSAVIPVLIGEAQPALNFSVKLRENGVYTPAVRPPSVPPGKCRIRATLMAKHTDGQIEKALSAFKIAHDSMTHDS
- the lsrF gene encoding 3-hydroxy-5-phosphonooxypentane-2,4-dione thiolase; protein product: MDWGMANRMARIINPNTGRTVMLALDHGYFLGPTHRIEEPRKTIEPLLPYADTIMLTRGVLRTSVDPKSATNVVLRVSGGVSVIGPALSDEGLTTSIKDAIRLNVAGIGISVFIGTEHERQTLLNLAELVNIGEEYGIPVLGITAVGKELEKRDARFLSLCCRICAELGTHIVKTYYCEDFEKVTTGCPAPIVIAGGPKLETEMDVLDMTYSALQHGAVGVDMGRNIWQNDHPVAMIRAIRSIVHEGLKPKQAHEFFKEIKEEQNKKVASG